One Rosa chinensis cultivar Old Blush chromosome 5, RchiOBHm-V2, whole genome shotgun sequence genomic region harbors:
- the LOC112168419 gene encoding 26S proteasome regulatory subunit 7: MAPDPEDNMKDQKNPRPLDEDDIALLKTYGTGPYSTPIKNVEKEIKDKAKTLNSLCGIKESDTGLATPTHWDLISDGKMMGEKPLKVARCTKIINPNSEDAKYVINVAHIAKFVVGLGERVSPTDIEEGMRVGVDQQKFQIQIPLPPRIDPTVTMMTVEEKPDVTYNDVGGCKDQIEKMREVVELPLLHPEKFVKLGIDPPKGVLCYGPPGTGKTLLARAVANRTDACFIRVIGSELVQKYVGEGARMVRELFQMARTKKACIVFFDEVDAIGGARFDDGAGGDVEVQRTMLEIVNQLDGFDARGNIKVLMATNRPDTLDPALLRPGRLDRKVEFRLPDMESRTQIFKIHARTMNCERDVRFELLARMCPNSTGADIRSVCTEAGMFAIRARRKTVTEKDFLDAVNKVIKGYQKFSATPKYMVYN, from the coding sequence ATGGCGCCTGATCCGGAGGACAACATGAAAGACCAGAAAAACCCTAGACCCCTCGACGAGGACGACATCGCACTCCTCAAAACATATGGAACAGGACCCTATTCAACTCCCATCAAAAACGTGGAGAAGGAAATCAAAGACAAGGCTAAAACCTTGAACAGTTTATGTGGCATTAAGGAATCGGACACTGGCCTAGCTACTCCTACCCACTGGGATCTTATTTCGGATGGAAAGATGATGGGGGAGAAACCTCTCAAGGTGGCAAGATGCACCAAGATAATTAACCCTAATTCCGAAGATGCAAAATACGTCATCAACGTTGCGCATATTGCAAAGTTTGTGGTCGGCTTGGGCGAGAGGGTTTCCCCAACTGATATAGAAGAAGGCATGCGTGTTGGGGTCGACCAACAGAAATTTCAAATTCAGATTCCTCTGCCTCCCAGAATTGATCCAACTGTGACCATGATGACTGTGGAAGAGAAGCCAGATGTAACATACAACGACGTTGGTGGATGTAAGGACCAGATCGAAAAGATGCGCGAGGTGGTTGAGCTACCATTGCTTCACCCTGAGAAGTTTGTCAAGCTTGGGATTGACCCTCCCAAGGGTGTTCTCTGCTATGGTCCTCCAGGAACTGGCAAGACCCTTCTAGCTAGAGCCGTGGCCAATCGAACAGATGCTTGCTTCATTCGTGTCATTGGGAGTGAGCTTGTTCAGAAATATGTTGGAGAAGGAGCTAGGATGGTTCGAGAGCTGTTCCAGATGGCGCGGACCAAGAAGGCTTGCATTGTGTTTTTCGATGAGGTAGATGCCATAGGAGGTGCCAGGTTTGATGATGGTGCTGGCGGAGACGTTGAAGTTCAGCGTACAATGCTTGAGATTGTGAACCAGCTCGACGGGTTTGATGCAAGGGGAAACATTAAGGTGTTGATGGCAACAAACAGGCCTGACACTCTAGATCCGGCATTGTTGCGCCCCGGAAGATTGGATCGGAAGGTCGAGTTCCGTCTGCCTGATATGGAGAGTAGAACTCAGATTTTTAAGATCCATGCAAGGACCATGAATTGTGAAAGAGATGTTAGGTTTGAGCTTCTGGCTCGGATGTGCCCTAATTCCACTGGAGCCGATATAAGAAGCGTGTGCACAGAAGCTGGAATGTTTGCCATTCGTGCACGGAGGAAGACGGTGACTGAAAAGGACTTCCTTGATGCCGTGAACAAAGTTATTAAGGGGTACCAGAAATTTAGTGCGACGCCCAAGTATATGGTTTACAATTGA